Proteins encoded in a region of the Drosophila sechellia strain sech25 chromosome 2L, ASM438219v1, whole genome shotgun sequence genome:
- the LOC6617897 gene encoding ras suppressor protein 1 encodes MSQSCIPVSAKMSKAKKVLDEARETHNPELDLADKGLSSFEELPGLFNMSNITRLTLSHNKISVISPGIANLLNLEILNLSNNQLTELPVSLSSMPKLRILNVSINRLINLPRGFGAFPVLEVLDLSYNNLNEQVLPGNFFGMETLRALYLGDNDFEYIPKEVGQLKNLQILGLRDNDLLELPREVGELVRLRELHIQNNRLQVLPPEIAQLDLLSNKSVMKMEENPWVNPIAEQYLLGISHVIDYLKTETYKIIYNRHLQAGRSGPPPPKADKSKKASRIRA; translated from the exons ATGAGTCAGTCTTGTATACCAGTGAGCGCAAAGATGTCGAAGGCAAAGAAGGTTTTGGATGAAGCCCGAGAAACTCACAATCCCGAGTTGGATTTGGCCGACAAGGGACTGTCGTCCTTCGAGGAGTTGCCCGGACTAT TCAACATGTCCAACATCACGCGCCTGACCCTGTCCCACAACAAGATCAGCGTGATCAGTCCGGGAATCGCGAACCTACTGAATCTGGAGATCCTGAACCTCTCGAACAACCAGCTGACCGAACTTCCCGTTTCGCTGTCGTCAATGCCAAAGCTGCGCATCCTCAATGTGTCCATCAATAGGCTGATAAATCTTCCTCGCGGCTTTGGAGCCTTTCCGGTGCTGGAAGTGCTCGACCTGTCCTACAACAATCTGAACGAACAGGTCCTGCCTGGTAATTTCTTTGGCATGGAGACACTGCGTGCTCTGTATCTGGGCGACAATGACTTCGAGTATATACCGAAGGAGGTGGGTCAGCTGAAGAATCTGCAGATACTCGGACTGCGCGACAACGATCTTCTGGAACTGCCCCGCGAGGTTGGAGAATTGGTGCGACTGCGGGAGCTGCACATTCAAAACAATAGGCTGCAGGTGCTGCCACCAGAGATCGCCCAGCTGGACCTCTTGAGCAACAAGTCGGTCATGAAGATGGAGGAGAATCCCTGGGTCAATCCCATTGCTGAGCAATATCTACTTGGCATTAGTCACGTCATCGACTACCTTAAAACGGAGACCTATAAGAT CATCTACAACCGCCACTTGCAGGCAGGACGCAGTGGACCACCGCCACCCAAAGCTGACAAAAGCAAGAAGGCCTCTCGAATTCGCGCATAG